The nucleotide window AATTGCGGTAATGGCTCACCGGGATAATCGTCCGCCCACTGTCTTACCGTACAGCGTCCCCTTGCATTTCCAACTTACCAAATTCGGAGAAGTTTACCTGATTTGTACGCCGAAATCCGGCTCCCTGAAATTCCGCCACGTAAAGGGCCGGCGCCACGTGACTTCACCGTTGCGCATGGCCAGGCGTTCCCGGCGGCCCAAATACAACCAGGCGATTACACCCCGCTCGCGACTGAAGCAACGGGCGAAAGTGATCACATCTTCGTCTGTTTGCAGATGATCGGGGATGTCCTGACGCAGATACAAGCAGGGAATGGCGCGGTAGTAGAATTGATTCTTCGCCGGCCGTGCCCGCCAGGCTTCGAACGCCCGCTTGAGGGCGTCTTCCTCCCGAAGGCGGATCCGTTCCATTACCTCCGCGTCGATCCCCAGGAGCGCGGCCAGGCGCTCCCGGGTGGCCTCATCCAGTTCGCTCTCGCCGCGCTCGAACTCGATGATGCGGCGGCAGCCCTTGTTTCGGTTTTCACACCCCAGGCGGCGTGCCGTTTCCGGCAGAGTCCAGCCTTTTTCCCGGCGCCGGCGCGCGAATTCCTTTTCCAAAGTTTTTGACATGACAATCCTCCAACGCGGAGAGAAGAAGAACCGCCGCGGGAACCCGCGGCACCAGGTGACCTTCCCCACGCTTTAGCTGAATTTTTCAGACGCCCGCAAGCTGTAGCATCAAATCGGCGTCATTTATAGTATACCCCATGGCTCCCGGGGAATCAATTGTCAAAAAAGGTGACAGATATTTGGAGACAGGTGGCAGGTGTAGCGGGGTTACACCCGCCCGGAAAAAACAGTTGGGAAGGAATCCGAGTACAAAGTCGACGAGAAACTTAGGCGTGGTTCGTGAACCGCCCCGTAGAGCATTGAAGGCAGAAAGTAAAATGAAGCACAAGACTTAACCCCGGTCTTCATCCCCTGCCGTCGGCCTATTTGTCCGCCGGGTATCCGACCGTCTGGGCCAGGACGACTTTCTTGTGTTCGGGCAAGCCCATTTTCTGTTCCAGAAGCGGTTTGTCCATCCACGCGCGCGCCACGGTGACCAGGCCTTCGGAAGCGCAGAACAGGTAGACATTCTGGCTGATATACCCGGTATCGATTGCCGAATAAAATATCTTCCGTTCGGGTGAAGTGTCTTTCAACCTTGAATAGTCCGCAACAAAGACCAGGTTGACCGGCGCGTCCTTGACGAAGTCCTGGCCTCCGGTAAAGGCCCGCAGGTCCTGACTTGAAACCAGTTCCAGGGTGTGTGCCTGGGCATTGTACAGAAAAAGGCCGTCCGCCCTGGAGACGTATACCTCGATTTCCTGCTTGTTCCGGGCCGATGGCGCCGTGCGTTTGCCCGATTGCGCACGGTTCACCCCCCAGGCGGCCCAGAGCAGGTTGGACATGGTCTGCGGGGACAATTCCTTTGAGCTGAACTGGCGCGAAGAGCTCCGATCCTTGAGAACCTCCATCAACGGCCGGCCGCCATCAATTTGTGGTTCGGGCAGTTGAATGGTTTTCTTTTCCTGGGCAGCCAAGGTAGAAGTAAAAACCAACAGAACGGTTACCAGTAATGAAACGGGTTGAATGAGGTTTGGGCGCATCTGTTTCCTCCTTTTTATTGTTAGTGTACCATTCTTTCTGTAAATTGTATTTGGATCGTTAAGGGCTCTTGCCCTTAAGGTGAAGGCCGGCCCCCTTCTATTTTCTCATGGTGAACCCGGCTGCTTTTTCAGGCTCACAACCAGCGGCGGCGGCGGAACACCAGCACCATGACCAAAGCCACCAGGGCCATTACTCCCAGAACGGTGATGTATCCATAGGCCCAATTCAACTCCGGCATGTTCCAGGGGGATGCGGCGGGGTTGAAATTCATGCCGTAAATCCCGGCGATAAAAGTCAGGGGGATGAAAATGGTCGCAGTCAGGGTCAAAATCTTCGTGACGCGGTTGGTTGACTGACTAAGGCTGCTGAGGTAAAGCTCCTGCAGGCCCATCACTGCCTCGCGAAAACCCTCCAGGGTTTCTTGCAGGTTGATGACATGGTCATGGACGTCCCGGAAAAAGGGCCGGGTTGTTTCGCCCGGAATGTCGATATCCAGGGTCTGCTGATGCAATCGGGGAAGCAGGTAGCGCAGGGGGGACAGGCACTTGTGCCATAACTGCATGCGCCCCCTGATGCGGTGCAGGCGGTTCTGCACTTCCCCATCGGGTTTTTCAATAATGTCCACTTCCAGTTCGTTCAGGTCGTCTTCCAGCTCTTCAAGAAAGGGGAAGGCCTCATCCACCAGCACATCCAGAAGCGCGTACAGCAGGTAATCCACCCCGCCAAGTCGCAGGCGTGATCCGTCCTGCTGCAAACGCCGGAGCACCGGATCGAATAAGGGCGCCGAGGTTTCGCTGAAGGAAACCAGCAGTCCCCGGCGCAGGATAAAAGAAATCTGCTCCGTTTGCGGAAGTGTTTCCTCTTCCCGGCCGGGAGGCGAGGGCAGGCGAACCACCATGAACATGGTGTCCGCATACTCTTCCAGCTTGGGCCGTTGCGTGGTGTTGGCCAGATCCTCCAGGATGAGTGGATGGATCTTCAGCTCCTCGCCCAGGCGCTTGATCAGGTCGACATCATGTACGCCGTTTATCTGCAACCATGTAACATCTGTGCCGTCCGCCGGACCGTGAAACGGCCCCGCGGATTCCAGAAAACGATCTTCAATGCTTTCCGGACCATAAGTAATGGCACGGATACGCACCTCGTGGCTGCGCGGCGCGCCCACATGCGTCACCGTTCCCGGTTTTTGCCCGCGTTTTCTGGACCATCTCAGTTGTTTTCCCCACATGGTTCACCTCCCGATTTGTTCCCACCGGTTTTTGCCGCTGTCGCCCGGATTGGCTGTTCCCGTGCCGGTTGTTTCCGGAAAACTTTCGTCAAACCCCATTCAGCCGCCGGCAGGGTAATCCTTCCCGCATGAATAGTCAAGGACCATCCCCCTTTCTGTTCACTCCCAGTTCCCCCCTTCTTTAACTTTTTTATTGACAATAATTCTTTTCTGCGCAAATATTGAATCAGAGCTCCCAATCTTAGACTCATTCTGGTAGTTTCGCTTCCAATGCGGGCAGTTTCGGCGTAAGGATGTTGTGAGAAATGAGAAAAAGATTTAATGTTCCGGTTTTGGCGTGCCTGGCGGCGTTTGCGATCGCGGCCGGTGTTATCAACGGAGAGGGACTGGAGAAGCCGGATGATGATCTTTGTGCAAAGATCAAGAGCAGGCTTTTTGACAGTTCGAGTGCCGAAAGGCCCATCGTCCTGGAGTGGAAGCTGCCCGAGCTTCGTGATGCCACCCAACGGATCGACTGGAACCTCTTCAAGATCCGGACGCTGTTTGAAGATCCTCTGACCGCCAGGGAGGTCATCGTGAAACTCGTCGATCCGAGCGGAAAGACGTGGTGGAGCCTTGACAACAATTCGGCCCGGCCCTCGGGAAATTGGACTTCGTTGAAGACATTGGTGGTCGAGGATTTTCCGGCCATGTTGAAAAACGCCACGGGATTTCAACTGATTTTTTCTGATACCAGGGAACGGATAATCTTCAGCCACCCCGTCGAAATGAAGTCGGCGACGTAAGGCCGAAGTGCCGTTATCGATGAAGGAGGAAATCATGACATGTTTGAAATTCAGAGTCATTGTGGTCTGTTTGGCGGCTGTGTTGGCACTTGGGATCACGTTGCCCCTGATGGCGATCCAACCACCTCCGATCGTTTTGGTTATGCCTGCCGATGGGGCCGAAGTTTCCGGAAACTCGGTCACCTTCAGTTGGAACCCATCGACTTGGGCAGATACGATCACAAACCGCTGGTATACACTCCAAATTAGTTCGCAAAGCGATTTCAGCACAATTGTCAACACATATTCAGGCATCAAAGCCACATCAAAAACCGTCAACAACATTCCTCAAGACGGTTCTCTATATTACTGGCGCGTTAGAGTTTCCATGATCATGACAATTGGAGGCTCTCCTTCTACTAAACAGAGCGACTGGTCTGCTCCCCGCATGTTCCTGGCCAAATTGGCTCCCCCTCCTCCTCCGGCTTCTCTCATATCCCCGGCTCAAGGAGCTCAGGTGACAACAATACCGATCGCCTTCAATTGGAGTCCTTCGAGCGGCGCCGTCAAATACCATTTTCAGATCAGTACCCAGGACAACTTCGTCAGCACCTTTTACAACATGGAAGATATCAACAACACCATCGTTTCCGTGACGCCTTTTCCTCAAAACGGATCCACGTATTACTGGCGTGTCAAGGCCATAGACGCTTTGGGTCAGGGCGATTGGTCGCAAGTGCGCAGTTTCGTCAGCGCGCCGCCGCCGCAACCGCCGCCTCCTGCCTCTTATGCCGAACCGGCCAACGGGGCGACGGTGTCCGGAAGCGCTGTTGCCTTGATATGGAATGCTTCGGCCGGCGCGACACGCTACCATCTCCAGGTTGCCAAACTGCCTGTGTTTCCAAAGGTGAATCTTCATTACTCTAACGACAACATCGCCGCAACTCAATTCGCCGTTCCGGGCATGCCGAATGATGGAACCAAGTTTTACTGGCGTGTTCG belongs to Candidatus Aminicenantes bacterium and includes:
- a CDS encoding XRE family transcriptional regulator gives rise to the protein MSKTLEKEFARRRREKGWTLPETARRLGCENRNKGCRRIIEFERGESELDEATRERLAALLGIDAEVMERIRLREEDALKRAFEAWRARPAKNQFYYRAIPCLYLRQDIPDHLQTDEDVITFARCFSRERGVIAWLYLGRRERLAMRNGEVTWRRPFTWRNFREPDFGVQIR
- a CDS encoding fibronectin type III domain-containing protein; translated protein: MTCLKFRVIVVCLAAVLALGITLPLMAIQPPPIVLVMPADGAEVSGNSVTFSWNPSTWADTITNRWYTLQISSQSDFSTIVNTYSGIKATSKTVNNIPQDGSLYYWRVRVSMIMTIGGSPSTKQSDWSAPRMFLAKLAPPPPPASLISPAQGAQVTTIPIAFNWSPSSGAVKYHFQISTQDNFVSTFYNMEDINNTIVSVTPFPQNGSTYYWRVKAIDALGQGDWSQVRSFVSAPPPQPPPPASYAEPANGATVSGSAVALIWNASAGATRYHLQVAKLPVFPKVNLHYSNDNIAATQFAVPGMPNDGTKFYWRVRAFKEEGGWSAWNNVVFKTRHFFSGQSQTPPQGPLLVAPNHGADISENSITFNWKAAGGAAKYQLQIGTTNSFSAVFFNNVNISGTSFTVPNFPDQTVRYYWRVRACSAAGIWGNWSETRMFNTN
- the corA gene encoding magnesium/cobalt transporter CorA, which gives rise to MWGKQLRWSRKRGQKPGTVTHVGAPRSHEVRIRAITYGPESIEDRFLESAGPFHGPADGTDVTWLQINGVHDVDLIKRLGEELKIHPLILEDLANTTQRPKLEEYADTMFMVVRLPSPPGREEETLPQTEQISFILRRGLLVSFSETSAPLFDPVLRRLQQDGSRLRLGGVDYLLYALLDVLVDEAFPFLEELEDDLNELEVDIIEKPDGEVQNRLHRIRGRMQLWHKCLSPLRYLLPRLHQQTLDIDIPGETTRPFFRDVHDHVINLQETLEGFREAVMGLQELYLSSLSQSTNRVTKILTLTATIFIPLTFIAGIYGMNFNPAASPWNMPELNWAYGYITVLGVMALVALVMVLVFRRRRWL
- a CDS encoding SagB/ThcOx family dehydrogenase, which codes for MRPNLIQPVSLLVTVLLVFTSTLAAQEKKTIQLPEPQIDGGRPLMEVLKDRSSSRQFSSKELSPQTMSNLLWAAWGVNRAQSGKRTAPSARNKQEIEVYVSRADGLFLYNAQAHTLELVSSQDLRAFTGGQDFVKDAPVNLVFVADYSRLKDTSPERKIFYSAIDTGYISQNVYLFCASEGLVTVARAWMDKPLLEQKMGLPEHKKVVLAQTVGYPADK